From the genome of Pseudomonas sp. AB6, one region includes:
- a CDS encoding proline/glycine betaine ABC transporter permease encodes MFPESFTFSIADWVNRWVDTLVINYGDVFRQISNTLLWAIVNLEALLRLAPWWLMLAIVGGIAWHATRKLFTTVVIVGLLFLVGAVGLWDKLMQTLALMLVATIISVAIGIPLGILTARNNRLRSVMMPLLDIMQTMPSFVYLIPVLMLFGLGKVPAIFATVIYAAPPLIRLTDLGIRQVDGEVMEAINAFGANRWQQLFGVQLPLALPSIMAGINQTTMMALSMVVIASMIGARGLGEDVLVGIQTLNVGKGLEAGLAIVILAVVIDRITQAYGRPRHEATK; translated from the coding sequence ATGTTCCCCGAGAGCTTCACTTTCTCCATCGCTGACTGGGTCAATCGATGGGTCGACACGCTGGTGATTAACTATGGCGACGTGTTTCGTCAGATCTCAAACACCCTGCTGTGGGCCATCGTCAACCTTGAAGCCCTGCTGCGCCTGGCGCCATGGTGGCTGATGCTAGCGATTGTCGGCGGCATTGCCTGGCACGCGACACGCAAGCTGTTCACGACAGTTGTGATTGTTGGTCTGCTGTTCCTGGTGGGCGCCGTAGGCCTGTGGGACAAACTGATGCAAACCCTCGCCCTGATGCTAGTGGCGACGATTATTTCAGTGGCGATTGGTATTCCGCTGGGCATCCTGACGGCGCGCAACAACCGACTTAGGTCGGTGATGATGCCGTTGCTGGACATCATGCAGACCATGCCCAGCTTCGTGTACCTCATACCCGTGCTGATGCTGTTTGGCTTGGGCAAAGTACCCGCGATTTTTGCCACAGTGATTTACGCCGCGCCGCCGCTGATCCGCCTGACCGATCTGGGTATTCGTCAGGTCGACGGTGAAGTCATGGAGGCAATCAACGCCTTTGGCGCTAATCGCTGGCAACAGTTGTTCGGTGTACAACTGCCGCTGGCGCTGCCGAGCATCATGGCCGGGATCAACCAGACCACGATGATGGCCTTGTCGATGGTGGTGATCGCCTCAATGATTGGCGCACGCGGGCTGGGTGAAGACGTGCTGGTCGGGATTCAAACTCTCAATGTCGGCAAAGGACTGGAAGCCGGTCTGGCCATCGTGATTCTCGCGGTGGTCATCGACCGCATCACGCAGGCCTACGGTCGACCACGGCATGAGGCGACCAAATGA
- a CDS encoding cytosine permease, which produces MAVPDDRVANQSLIERRSIDYIPDAERHGRLFSQFTLWLGANLQVTAIVTGALAVVLGGDVFWSLVGLLIGQLLGGGVMALHAAQGPKLGLPQMISSRVQFGVYGAVIPLVLVCLMYIGFSASGSVLAGQAVAQLIHVPDWQGILIFAALIVVATIFGYRVIHVIGRIASVIGIIAFVYLFGALLAGNDIGALLGNKHFSLASFLLAMSLSASWQIAFGPYVADYSRYLPRRTSAVKTFWAVGLGSVIGAQASMVFGVFAAALAGKSFAHHEVSFIVSLGGTGVVAALLYFSVAFGKVTITTLNAYGSFMSIATIVSGFRGSRHISTGLRLAYIFGMVGVATLLALAGKDSFLKDFSAFILFLLAFFTPWSAINLVDFYCVTKERYDIPALSDPDGRYGRWNWIGIGVYVFGVVIQMPFIATQFYTGPLVERLGDTDISWIIGLVVPAVVYYLIAKKWHSPIPDRLILLEESDAPQTIATHSRARTAMN; this is translated from the coding sequence ATGGCTGTTCCAGATGATCGCGTTGCCAACCAATCCCTGATCGAAAGGCGTTCGATCGATTACATTCCGGACGCTGAAAGACACGGTCGTCTGTTCAGTCAGTTCACGTTGTGGCTAGGCGCCAACCTACAAGTCACTGCCATCGTCACCGGGGCCTTGGCCGTGGTGCTGGGCGGTGATGTGTTCTGGTCGTTGGTGGGTTTGCTGATCGGCCAATTGCTGGGCGGCGGCGTGATGGCGTTGCACGCGGCTCAAGGCCCGAAGCTGGGCCTGCCGCAAATGATCTCCAGCCGCGTGCAGTTTGGCGTGTACGGCGCGGTGATTCCGTTGGTGTTGGTATGTTTGATGTACATCGGCTTTTCCGCCAGCGGTTCGGTGCTTGCCGGGCAGGCAGTGGCGCAGCTGATTCACGTCCCGGACTGGCAGGGTATCCTTATTTTCGCTGCGCTGATCGTGGTGGCGACCATTTTTGGTTACCGGGTCATCCATGTGATCGGCCGGATAGCGAGCGTGATTGGCATCATCGCCTTTGTTTACCTGTTCGGCGCGCTGCTAGCTGGAAATGATATCGGCGCCCTGTTGGGCAACAAGCACTTTTCCCTCGCCAGCTTCCTGTTAGCGATGTCGTTGTCGGCGTCCTGGCAGATCGCGTTTGGTCCCTACGTGGCGGACTATTCGCGCTATTTGCCGCGCAGAACCTCAGCCGTAAAAACCTTCTGGGCCGTTGGCCTGGGGTCGGTTATCGGTGCGCAGGCGTCGATGGTGTTCGGTGTGTTTGCAGCAGCGTTAGCCGGTAAGTCCTTCGCCCACCATGAAGTCTCGTTCATCGTCAGCCTCGGCGGCACAGGAGTGGTTGCGGCTCTGCTGTATTTCAGCGTCGCGTTTGGCAAGGTCACGATCACCACCCTCAACGCCTATGGCAGCTTCATGTCGATTGCCACCATCGTCAGCGGCTTTCGCGGCAGCCGGCACATCTCCACTGGCCTGCGTCTGGCCTATATTTTCGGCATGGTCGGCGTCGCCACACTGTTGGCATTGGCGGGCAAAGATTCGTTCCTCAAGGATTTCTCGGCGTTCATCCTGTTTCTGCTGGCGTTCTTTACCCCGTGGAGCGCGATCAACCTGGTGGATTTCTATTGCGTCACCAAAGAACGCTACGACATCCCGGCGCTGTCCGATCCCGATGGCCGTTACGGTCGCTGGAACTGGATTGGCATCGGTGTGTACGTGTTCGGTGTGGTGATTCAGATGCCGTTCATTGCCACTCAGTTTTACACCGGTCCCTTGGTCGAGCGCCTGGGTGATACCGACATTTCATGGATCATTGGGCTGGTCGTGCCCGCCGTCGTGTATTACCTGATCGCGAAGAAATGGCACAGCCCGATTCCTGACCGGCTGATTCTCCTGGAGGAGTCCGATGCCCCGCAAACAATAGCAACACATTCGCGGGCTCGGACAGCAATGAACTGA